The genomic interval ATGCCAGTGATTCCAGAGACCAAGGCAAAAGTATCGcaaatttcaggccagcctcagcactgagaccctgtcttgaaagaaaaaacaaaaagatctggGGATTAGCAATCAAGATTCCACTTCCCCAAATAGCATAGAAAAAAGGCAGTTTTCTGAATTATTCAACGAACATTTTACTGTATATTTGACTTTCAAAGTTGATGGTAGAAAATATCatgttaggggctggggttgtagttcagcggtggagtgcttgcctggcatgcatgtggcacactgagtttgatcctcagcactgcatatagaggtatttataaaaaatttattattttaatgtcacACTTTAATTTGCAGTCATAACAAAGAGGTATAGGAATTGAATGTCATTGAGAGTCCACAGAGTGCTTTTGAGAGCTTTCAGGGGGACATTGAAGTTAAatgaaattgcattaaaaatcATCCTCTTCAGTGAGATTTACAGTGGTGTCTGGTGTGTTTATTTGTTAGAGGTAAAAATTTACTCTTACACACCCGCCCcaagtagagaaaaggaaagactggCGATGCCAGGTACTGGTGAGGCTGTGAACTCATGCCTAGGAGCGTACGTTGCTGGAGCCACCTTGGAAAAGTCGTTGGCAGAACCTGCTGAGATTTACTGTGCACACTCTGACATGGCTGTCCAGCCCCTGGGGACACCTAACAAGTGGATGTTTATGTCTTTCAGaagataagtttaaaaaaaaaggggggggcatgTGGTTTTATTGATAATAGCTAAATTTGGAAATAATCCAAAGGTCCATCTACAGAATGATAGGTAAACTGTGATGTTGACGCAGTGGACTGCCACACATCATTGAAGGGAACGGGATCAGTGATGTGTGCAAGACCTTGATCTCAGATGCAGTAATGAGTGAGAGAAGCCAACACAGTGCAGAGCTTGCCTGTGGGGGTGGAGGTCAGTGTCCAAAACATGGCTGGGCATGGGCATGGGGATCCCTTAGGAAATGTCTGTCAGGTTTGTACATACGTTAGGATTTGAGTCACACACTTCATGTATGTGTGCGCTTGATCAGTTATCACTTAAAAATTGGAAATGTAAGGCCACGTGATTACGGTATTTCTATTGTATGTTCAAAAACAGCCCACTCTGTGGGACAGATGGTGACATCGGGAGTCCTGTTGTGTGATAATGCACTTGGTCAGTTATCACTTAAAAATTGGAAATGTAAGGCCACGTGATTACAGTATTTCTATTGTATGTTCAAAAACAGCCCACTCTGTGGGACAGATGGTGACATTGGGAGTCCTGTTGTGTGATAATGCTGGCCACCTTGATACTTGTTTTGTGTTGCTGTTCTTCTGGTGGATTTAGGcctttgcctcagcttcctggggagTCAGCTCTCAGGGGTGAGATCTTCCATTGACTTCTAGTGAAGATTTTTGACAGGGAAGTGGGATGGTGTCTGGGTGGAGATGCCCTTTACTGTCATGACTCTTACTTCTTTCAGATAAACAGTCTAACAGTGCTTCCTTGGAGACCCTGTTAGCGCTTCTTCAAGCAGAAGGGGCTAAGATTGAGGAAGACACCGAGGTAAGGCCAATCGCTTTAGCGGAGGCCCAGGTCAGCAGGTCTGCTTTCTCCAGGACAGTGAGCCCTCCCTCTGTGGGCAGGAGGAGGTAGTACAAGTAGGTGTCATTGTCCAGGCAGGTGCCAGAGAGAGGGGCCCGGGGAGCCCCAGGGCAGTGAAGTCCAGGTCCAAGCAAGGGTGTACAGTCACATTGAACCAGCACTGATGTCACGGGTGCCAGCAACCCAGCTACCATCTGCTGTGCTGTGGGTCACCTGGTGGCTGCACAGCCTTTTGGATATGTCCAAGTGAATACCAGGGGATGGGGAAACATCAGGGCTGAATGTCATGCAAGTCGGGGCAGGCAGTGTGTGGCCAGGTCAGTCTGTGCTGGTCTGATGAACCAGTAGGCTTTGGGGAGACCCTGATGGACACAAGCAGGTCTGTCAGGGTGCAGCCAAGGGGAAAGCCAGGAGGACTTGGGTTTCAGCTGACTTAGCTAGAAAAAGCTGAACTAGGGCAGTGGTGCCCCCTCTGTGCCAGGCAATCCAGCAACTTGGAGTGCTGCCCCTTTATTGTAAGGTTGGGTCCTGCCTGGCCTACTGCCTGTTTGGGCTTGTGGTTTGGGGAAGTGGGGCCCAAGGCAGGACCACCAGCTTGCCTCCCATTGGCTCTTACCAAGGCGCACCTCCTGAGCCTACATTGCTGACCAAGTGGCAGCACACGGGCACCTCAAGTCATTACCAAGGGGAAAGACTGAAGTACTCCCTGAGCTGCGAAGGGGGCTCTCTTCCTAACAGCCTGCCTGCCCTATAACCAAGTTTCTTCTGCCTCTTTCAGAACATGGCAGAGAAGTTTCTGGATGGAGAGCTTCCTCTAGATGCCTTCATTGACGTCTACCAGAGCAAGCGGAAATTGGCCCACATGCGACGAGTGAAGGTTGAGAAGCTGCAGGAGCTGGTGCTGAAGGGCCAGAGACTCCCGCAGGTCGCGGCCCCACTGCCGCCCAGGGTTCCTGAGCCTGTGCCTGCTGCTTCTCTGCCCTACCCAGCCCTGGAGGCCAGCGGGCCCCCCTCTGTTGTGCCTCGGCGCatccccccgcccccgcccccggtGCCTGCTGGACGTTTAGCCACCCCATTTACTGCTGCCATGGGCTCAGGACAGGCCATTCCGTACCCAGGATTACAGTGCCCACCCTTGCCCCCTCGGGTGGGCCTTCCTCCTCAGCAAGGATTCTCTGCGCAGTTCGTGTCGCCGTACCCTCCAGCGCTCCCCCAGAGACCCCCACCCCGGCTGCCTCCTCACCAGCCAGGCTTCATCCTGCAGTGAGCACCAGAGCTGTCCTTCTGGGAGACGCCCTCTGCCTGCCTTGCCAGGTTCTGCACACAGAGGCTCTGAGCTCTGACTGTTGGGCCAAGGGCTTGGGAACCCTGGGCCAGTGTCCCATCTGGCTTTAGAACTGTAGGCCAGTGGTTTAGGAGTAGAGGCCCAGGTTTTGTGCACCCAGGCAGTGTGTGCTCGCAGGTGCGGCCCGGCAGGCCTGTGCAACTTGCTGTGTACATCCTGGGTGTGGTGTCCAAGTACCGTAGTGTTGATGAACTTGTGCATTTGGGAAGGAAAAAGCCTCTCTTCAACTCCCATTTCAAGTCTTGGTCCTGATGTTGCAGCCCTATTTAATAAGCATGGCTAATTATGTCTTGTTATTTTCAGAAGACAGTGCTGTGTCTCACTCCACTAGCTGCTGTGGCCCTGGAAAAAGACAGGTCTGTGTCAGCCAGCCCAGCGGTCATGCCCATGGCTGGCCACAAGGCACAGCTGCGCTGCCTGCTGAGTCTGTCTGGAGCTGTCATCACCGTCACCCCTTCTTCCCCCCAAACCTGGCTGCTTCTCATGCTTCAGAGCCATGGGCAGTGCTTGTACTTGGCTCACTCCTGTTCCAAGGCCCGGGTAGGAGTGGCCCCGGGTGTGAGTGTGTGAGCTGGACTTTGCACAACACGCTGTTCCCAGCTCTTCGCTTTTGCCCCGAGCTAGCCCCTGAAGGTTTCTGTGAAGAAATACTCCCCTGGTATTTTTACTACATGTGTAATTTACCTGTTTTATATTGGGAAAGAACTTTTTTGAAACAAGATATTCagggaaacttttaaaatacaaatattgtttTGAATAGATCAAAATGCAAATGAAGTAAATGCAATTTCTTTTCCTGCAAACAGTACACGGTCACACCTACAGGTGCCCGTGCTGTGCCTTAGCTTCACCTGGTGCCAGGACTCAGACACCTGCAAGGTGCCGGCCATGGCTGCCCTGTGGGCCCATGGGCCATGCCAGGCCCTGGCAGCCCTGTATTCCTGTAAGGGCTTGTTTGTGACAGGTGGGAAGAAAGTCTGGCCACTGTCAACCAGGATACTCTCAGCCAGTATTCTCTGCTTCTGGCTGGCAGGCAGCTGGGCCTCAAGGCAGGTGGGCCCAGGGCCTGGTGGTGCTGCAGGTGCTGGGCAAGGGCACTGGAGGGATTTGGAGAAAGCCCACTCCCATGGGATATGCATCATACaccatctcttccttcctctctgggaTCTTGACTACAGGTGCCACATTTGCAGAATTCCCAGGGCCCAGCTGGGGAGGGATAGCATCTCACAGAGACCTGTGTGCTCATTGGAACTTGGAGCCCCACCCTTACCCTGTCACCTATGTTAGGCAGCCAGGGCCTGACCTGTTGCAGTGGGCCATAGGCAGGGCCACCAGCCTTTGTCCTCAGTTACCGTACTCTCCTCTTGGACTTGAACTCTACTGTATTATAACTGTCCTGTAAAGAGAGAGAGGACTGTGTAGGATGATTCACTGCCATGCCAATCAGGAGGGCTCGCCATGTTCTGTGAATCTTGGGTGAGTGCTGCCATCGTCCTCCCCTGAATACCTCTGCTGCTGGCCTCACTGGGAGTGCCCACAGCTTGGTTGTGGGCTCCAGCCAGACATGAACTCTGTGTGGGTGTTGTGAGGGGGCTGCCAGGCTGTCTTTGCCATTGCTGTCCGGGGCCTCGTCTGTTCCTGATTGTAAAAATGTAGGACCCTTTTTAATAAATTGAGAATGATGAATGATAGTTCTGTCACTTCCTCGCCTGGGAATGCCTGTGAAGTGTTGGATTCTGGAGCATCGGTGACCAGAGTCCAGCAGGGATGCCAGCTGTGCCGCTGTTCTTAGAGTTGAAAACAAAGTCATGGGAGGCTGAAGGCTCTTCACACACCTTTAATACCGGGGGTTCCCAGCACTAACAGCAATATTGGATGGGAAGAAGCTCGTTCCTGCTGTAAGAAATGTGTCTTCAGGATCGCAGCTGCAGTGCTAGGGTGGGCTGCTGGAGATGACCTTGGGGTTTGGGCTTCCCCTGGCTTCTGCCCACATGGCAAGTGGTGGAGACTACTTCAAACATTTCTGATTGTCAAATGGATTTCAGTGGCCCTGACATTTTGCTTTGAGTGCTGACGAGGAGGTGTTTCAAGGGGACATGAAGATCTCCACACCAGGGCTGGATGAGGTAGGAAGGAGGGACCTTGCCTCCTTTGCAGAGCTATGTGTCCATCTTTGAGtgccctccttcctttcctgagCTGTGTACCTGTGCTCACTGCCCCTGGCTGAGTTGCATGCCATGCCCTCACTTGCCCACCACCCTTGGTTGAGCTGTGTGCCTGTTCCTTTGTGTGTCACCACCCCTGGCTAAGCTGTACTCCCCTCACCCCTGGCTCTGAGGGTGCGCCAGTCTggtgcaggctaggcaagtgctttattaTTGAGCCGCACCCTCAGCCCTGAGCTGTGTATCTGTGCATATTGCCCCTGGTTGAGCTGTGTACCCATGTCCTCATGGGCCCACCATCCTGTGCCACAGGTGGGAGGAATTTCTGTAGCTAAGCTATTAGGAAGAGGAAAGCTTTTGAGAAATCAGTTTGCCTTTGAAGAAAAGAATTTGGTAGTTTTTTCCCCAGTGGCTGATAGGAAGCTGTCAAATCTGTATCCCTTCCCCAATGAGGATGAGACTTCACAGTGAGATTGTGGAtgctctcctcccttcctttggcCCTTTTTGGGTCTAGGAGGGACAGCCACTGATCTCATATGGTAGGTAGGCTTCTGATTTCTAGTGCAGGACACTTGAGGTGGTCTCAGTTCAAGATTTGATCATCGAGGACTTAATGTCAGATCGTTTCCTTGGATCACTAAATTAGCTCATGTCACTTTTAtgtattgttttagttgtaggtggaccctgtacccttattttatttctatgtggtgctgaaaattgaacccagtgccccacgtgtgccaggcaagtgctctaccacatgagccacaaccccagcccatgtcaGCTTTTAGTCCTTGGCTTTTAGAAAGCATTCTGCCTGggcgaggtggcacacacctttaatcccagtgagtGTCTATgctagaaggctgaggcaggagtgcaagttcaaagccagccttagcaattagtAGGCCCCAAgaaacttagtgggaccctgtctaaagggcaggggatatggctcaatggttaactgtccctgggttcaacccctggtacaaaaagtgTTCTGAGCTTCCTGTCTCACAATCAAGATGCTGTACACAGGTGGGAGGAGTTTCTGTGGCTAAGCCATTAGGAAAAGGAACGCTCCATCCACATGACCACATCCTGTGGGGattcattggtagagcactttcaCAGAGTTTCTTGTCCTCCCACACAGCCTGCCTGGGCATGTAAGCCCTGTGCCCAGGGGCAGGGACCTGGGGGAGGCCCAGAATCTGAGCAGCTCTGCTTTACACTCTCCACTGAACCACACTGTCCTTTTGTCCAGTAGATACAGTGATTTTGCAGTGGTCACCCCTCAGCCTTCCCTCTGGAGCATGCTTCTGGGGATCATGTGCTGGCAAGGCTGGCTGTGCTTTCTAGAACCTGGAAGCCCTGAAGTGCTAATGGAAGGGCTGTAATGTGGCCATGATGGTTGAGTGCAGACCAGCCGGGAGGCAGGGTCCTGATCCACACTAGATCCCAGAATTTGCCGAACCAGTCAGCAGCCACCCTCCTTTGTCCAAAGATGCATGGTCTCAGATAGGCTGGGACTAGCTACTGGCCCCAGATCAGGGGTTCCAGGCTGGGAATGGTGATGGCCTCTGACTTGGCCTCCTGCATTAGAGGAGGGTGTGAGTCACGTAAATCACAGTGGAGCCGCTCTGGTAGAACTGGCAGCAGCACTGGTGAGGTTCCTGTGTCCCAAGTACACCCACAGTCTCACTGTCCAGGACCTGTAGAGGGAATGCATGTCCCAGGAACAATGAAGAGGCAGATGCAGCCCCTCACTGGGGCACTGGGGACAACAGTCAGCATGTTTTATTGCAACAGAACGTCAACGTGGGGGAGCAGCAACAGGCTCCCCAGACCTGGGCTCCGTTCGGCGTGGCCGGGGCACAGGGTAGGCCAGGCACTTATCTAGTCCCACTGCTGGCTCTACCCCCACAGCCTGGTTCCCACCCCCTAGCCAATCCCTCGGGCTCAAGGAACACAAGCTCATTCAAATCCACAGGAGCAGGAGAGGTGGGGCTCCCAGTCTCAGGCTGCCCCTCCCTGAGGCTCCAACAAGATTTCCCGATCCCCTAGAAAGTGGGCCCATGGATCCTGATTTCTGGGACTTTTCTGGCAGAGTTGAGTTCACCATCTTA from Urocitellus parryii isolate mUroPar1 chromosome 3, mUroPar1.hap1, whole genome shotgun sequence carries:
- the Vps37b gene encoding vacuolar protein sorting-associated protein 37B — translated: MAVAGGEARFAGLSLVQLHELLEDEGQLTEMVQKMEETQTLQLNKEMTLASNRSLAEGNLLYQPQLDTRKAHLTQKYQELQVLFEAYQIKKTKLDKQSNSASLETLLALLQAEGAKIEEDTENMAEKFLDGELPLDAFIDVYQSKRKLAHMRRVKVEKLQELVLKGQRLPQVAAPLPPRVPEPVPAASLPYPALEASGPPSVVPRRIPPPPPPVPAGRLATPFTAAMGSGQAIPYPGLQCPPLPPRVGLPPQQGFSAQFVSPYPPALPQRPPPRLPPHQPGFILQ